The following coding sequences lie in one Flavobacterium cyclinae genomic window:
- a CDS encoding class I SAM-dependent methyltransferase, which yields MKANDYLNINKQTWNNKVEFHVNSDFYDMEGFLKGKSSLNSIELDLLCDVSGKKVLHLQCHFGQDTMTLARMGAKATGIDLSDKAIEKAREINEEIGLDATFICCDIYDLPNHLDEKFDIVFTSYGTIGWFPDLDKWAKIVSHFLKPNGKFVFAEFHPVVWMFDNDFKEVYYNYFNVEPILEEEAGTYADKEAALQTTTITWNHPISEVLNALISNGLEINCFNEFDYSPYNCFNQTEEFDSEGSEKKFRIKHLGNKIPMVYSLSATKK from the coding sequence ATGAAAGCAAATGATTACCTAAATATAAACAAACAAACTTGGAATAATAAAGTAGAATTTCACGTAAACTCGGATTTCTATGACATGGAAGGTTTTCTAAAAGGAAAATCGTCTTTAAATTCGATTGAATTGGATTTACTTTGCGATGTTTCAGGTAAAAAAGTTTTGCATTTACAATGTCATTTTGGTCAAGATACCATGACATTAGCCAGAATGGGTGCGAAAGCTACTGGAATCGATTTATCCGACAAAGCCATTGAAAAAGCGAGAGAAATCAATGAGGAGATAGGTTTAGATGCAACTTTTATTTGTTGTGATATTTATGATTTACCGAATCATTTAGACGAAAAATTTGATATTGTCTTTACTAGTTATGGGACAATTGGTTGGTTTCCTGATTTGGATAAATGGGCAAAAATTGTTTCACATTTCTTAAAACCAAATGGAAAATTTGTCTTTGCCGAATTTCACCCAGTAGTTTGGATGTTCGATAATGATTTTAAAGAAGTTTATTATAACTATTTCAATGTTGAACCCATTTTAGAAGAAGAAGCTGGAACTTATGCGGATAAAGAAGCTGCACTTCAAACTACTACTATCACATGGAATCATCCGATTTCAGAAGTTTTAAATGCATTGATTTCAAACGGATTAGAGATTAATTGTTTTAACGAATTCGATTATTCGCCTTACAATTGCTTCAATCAAACTGAAGAATTTGATTCCGAAGGTTCGGAAAAAAAATTCCGAATCAAGCATTTGGGAAATAAAATCCCCATGGTGTATTCGCTTTCGGCAACTAAAAAA
- a CDS encoding peptidylprolyl isomerase, producing MKNGIYAKFNTSRGTILVKLTHDLTPGTVGNFVGLAEGQLENSARPMGKPYYDGLKFHRVIPDFMIQGGCPQGQGTGGPGYNFDDEFHPTLRHDGPGVLSMANAGPGTNGSQFFITHVETAWLDGKHTVFGHVVEGQNVVDAIAQGDTIDSLEIVRVGEEAQKWNAIEAFRTFEGSREKRMAEQKRLAEEALEKLAAGFQKTESGLRYQIIQKGSGKQAEKGKQVSVHYQGALENGQVFDSSYKRKQPIDFTLGIGQVIEGWDEGIALLKVGDKARFVIPSYLGYGSRGAGGVIPPDATLVFDVELMDVK from the coding sequence ATGAAAAACGGAATATACGCTAAATTCAATACTTCAAGAGGTACTATTTTAGTAAAATTAACACACGATTTAACACCAGGAACGGTTGGAAATTTCGTAGGATTAGCCGAAGGTCAATTAGAAAATTCAGCTCGTCCAATGGGAAAACCTTATTACGACGGATTAAAATTTCACCGTGTAATTCCTGATTTTATGATACAAGGTGGATGTCCACAAGGGCAAGGAACGGGTGGTCCTGGTTACAACTTTGATGATGAGTTTCACCCAACGTTACGTCACGATGGACCTGGAGTTTTATCGATGGCTAATGCTGGACCTGGAACTAATGGTTCTCAATTCTTCATCACTCATGTTGAAACAGCTTGGTTAGACGGAAAACACACTGTTTTTGGTCACGTTGTAGAAGGTCAAAATGTGGTAGATGCTATTGCGCAAGGCGATACCATTGATTCGTTAGAAATTGTAAGAGTAGGAGAAGAAGCACAAAAATGGAATGCTATTGAAGCGTTCAGAACATTTGAAGGTTCAAGAGAAAAAAGAATGGCTGAGCAAAAAAGATTAGCAGAGGAAGCTTTAGAAAAATTAGCTGCTGGTTTCCAAAAAACGGAAAGCGGTTTACGTTACCAAATTATCCAAAAAGGAAGCGGTAAACAAGCTGAAAAAGGGAAGCAAGTATCTGTTCACTATCAAGGAGCATTAGAAAACGGACAAGTTTTTGATTCTTCATACAAAAGAAAACAACCTATTGACTTCACTTTAGGCATTGGTCAAGTAATCGAAGGTTGGGATGAAGGTATTGCTCTTTTAAAAGTAGGAGATAAAGCTCGTTTTGTGATTCCTTCTTATTTAGGATACGGTTCTAGAGGTGCTGGAGGAGTTATTCCACCAGATGCAACTTTGGTTTTTGACGTGGAATTAATGGATGTAAAATAA